One genomic window of Cupriavidus oxalaticus includes the following:
- the dnaK gene encoding molecular chaperone DnaK, protein MGKIIGIDLGTTNSCVAIMEGNTPKVIENSEGARTTPSIIAYMEDGEILVGAPAKRQAVTNPRNTLYAVKRLIGRKFEEKEVQKDIGLMPYSIVKADNGDAWVSVRDQKLAPPQVSAEVLRKMKKTAEDYLGEPVTEAVITVPAYFNDSQRQATKDAGRIAGLDVKRIINEPTAAALAFGLDKNEKGDRKIAVYDLGGGTFDISIIEIADVDGEKQFEVLSTNGDTFLGGEDFDQRIIDYIIAEFKKDQGVDLSKDVLALQRLKEAAEKAKIELSSSQQTEINLPYITADASGPKHLNLKITRAKLESLVEELITRTIEPCRTAIKDAGVKVSDIDDVILVGGMTRMPKVQEQVKEFFGKEARKDVNPDEAVAVGAAIQGSVLSGDRKDVLLLDVTPLSLGIETLGGVMTKMITKNTTIPTKHAQVFSTADDNQPAVTIKVFQGEREMASGNKLLGEFNLEGIPPAARGTPQIEVSFDIDANGILHVGAKDKATGKENRITIKANSGLSEDEIQRMVKDAEANAEEDKKARELADARNQADALIHSTRKAVTEYGDKLEAGEKEKIEAAIKELEDAARGGDKAEIDAKVNALSEVSQKLGEKVYADMQAKAGEQGAAGAAGAGAQQQAQPQDDNVVDAEFKEVNDKK, encoded by the coding sequence ATGGGTAAGATCATCGGTATCGACCTCGGTACCACCAATAGCTGTGTGGCGATCATGGAGGGCAATACCCCCAAGGTCATCGAAAACTCGGAAGGTGCTCGCACCACCCCGTCGATCATCGCCTACATGGAAGACGGCGAGATCCTGGTCGGCGCGCCCGCCAAGCGGCAGGCCGTGACCAACCCGCGTAACACGCTGTACGCGGTCAAGCGCCTGATCGGCCGCAAGTTCGAAGAGAAGGAAGTCCAGAAGGACATCGGCCTGATGCCGTACTCCATCGTCAAGGCCGACAACGGCGACGCATGGGTGTCGGTGCGCGACCAGAAGCTGGCGCCGCCGCAGGTGTCGGCCGAAGTCCTGCGCAAGATGAAGAAGACGGCCGAGGACTACCTCGGCGAGCCGGTGACCGAAGCCGTGATCACGGTGCCGGCGTACTTCAACGACTCGCAGCGCCAGGCGACCAAGGACGCCGGCCGCATCGCCGGCCTGGACGTCAAGCGCATCATCAACGAGCCGACCGCGGCCGCACTGGCTTTCGGCCTGGACAAGAACGAGAAGGGCGACCGCAAGATCGCCGTGTATGACCTCGGCGGCGGTACCTTCGACATCTCGATCATCGAGATCGCGGACGTTGACGGCGAGAAGCAGTTCGAAGTGCTGTCGACCAACGGCGACACCTTCCTGGGCGGCGAAGACTTCGACCAGCGCATCATCGACTACATCATCGCCGAGTTCAAGAAGGACCAGGGCGTCGACCTGTCCAAGGACGTGCTCGCGCTGCAGCGCCTGAAGGAAGCCGCGGAAAAGGCCAAGATCGAACTGTCGAGCTCGCAGCAGACCGAGATCAACCTGCCGTACATCACGGCCGATGCCTCGGGTCCGAAGCACCTGAACCTGAAGATCACCCGCGCCAAGCTGGAGTCGCTGGTCGAAGAGCTGATCACCCGCACCATCGAGCCGTGCCGCACCGCGATCAAGGACGCCGGCGTCAAGGTCAGCGACATCGACGACGTGATCCTGGTCGGCGGCATGACCCGCATGCCCAAGGTGCAGGAGCAGGTCAAGGAGTTCTTCGGCAAGGAAGCGCGCAAGGACGTGAACCCGGATGAAGCCGTGGCCGTCGGTGCCGCGATCCAGGGCTCGGTGCTGTCGGGCGACCGCAAAGACGTGCTGCTGCTGGACGTGACGCCGCTGTCGCTGGGGATCGAGACCCTGGGTGGCGTGATGACCAAGATGATCACCAAGAACACCACCATCCCGACCAAGCATGCGCAGGTGTTCTCGACCGCCGACGACAACCAGCCGGCCGTGACCATCAAGGTGTTCCAGGGCGAGCGTGAAATGGCCTCGGGCAACAAGCTGCTGGGCGAGTTCAACCTGGAAGGCATTCCGCCCGCAGCGCGCGGCACGCCGCAGATCGAAGTCTCGTTCGACATCGACGCCAACGGCATTCTGCACGTGGGCGCCAAGGACAAGGCCACCGGCAAGGAAAACCGGATCACCATCAAGGCGAACTCGGGCCTGTCGGAAGACGAGATCCAGCGCATGGTCAAGGACGCCGAGGCCAACGCCGAGGAAGACAAGAAGGCCCGCGAGCTGGCTGATGCCCGCAACCAGGCCGACGCGCTGATCCACTCGACCAGGAAGGCCGTCACCGAATACGGCGACAAGCTGGAAGCCGGCGAGAAGGAAAAGATCGAAGCCGCGATCAAGGAACTGGAAGACGCCGCCCGCGGCGGCGACAAGGCCGAGATCGATGCCAAGGTCAACGCGCTGTCGGAAGTCAGCCAGAAGCTGGGCGAGAAGGTCTACGCCGACATGCAGGCCAAGGCCGGCGAGCAGGGCGCAGCGGGTGCGGCAGGTGCCGGCGCGCAGCAGCAGGCCCAGCCGCAGGACGACAACGTTGTGGACGCCGAATTCAAGGAAGTCAACGACAAGAAGTAA